The Formosa sp. Hel1_33_131 genome window below encodes:
- a CDS encoding ABC transporter ATP-binding protein: MSNLLETKEVSKYFGEFQALDAVSIQVPKHSIFGLLGPNGAGKTTLIRIINQITMPDTGSVFLDGEPLQSHHVQYIGYLPEERGLYKSMKVGEQALYLAQLKGLSYSEAKKRLKYWFDKLEIGHWWDKKVEELSKGMAQKIQFVVTVLHQPKLLIFDEPFSGFDPINANLIKDEILQLRDEGATVIFSTHRMESVEELCDHIALIHESKKILDGKLNDIKRHYKTNSFEVGLLTDNKRALEQIIKSKFKVTPADFKSLHDDLKLNISLGSEGTSNDLLTFLTSQAQVLHFNELIPNASDIFIQTIQNNKS, encoded by the coding sequence ATGAGTAACCTTTTAGAAACCAAAGAAGTTTCAAAATATTTCGGTGAGTTCCAAGCCTTGGACGCCGTCTCTATACAAGTACCCAAACACAGTATTTTTGGATTGTTAGGTCCCAATGGCGCCGGGAAAACCACCCTCATTAGAATCATCAATCAAATTACCATGCCCGACACCGGATCGGTTTTTTTAGATGGGGAACCTTTACAGTCTCACCATGTGCAATACATAGGCTATTTGCCAGAAGAACGTGGGCTGTATAAATCCATGAAAGTCGGGGAGCAAGCCTTGTATTTGGCACAACTCAAAGGCTTGTCGTATTCGGAAGCGAAGAAGCGCTTAAAATACTGGTTTGACAAACTAGAAATAGGCCATTGGTGGGACAAAAAAGTAGAAGAACTCTCCAAAGGAATGGCGCAAAAAATTCAGTTTGTAGTCACCGTTTTACACCAACCCAAACTGTTGATTTTTGACGAGCCGTTTTCGGGATTTGACCCCATCAACGCCAATCTTATAAAAGACGAAATTTTGCAATTGAGAGATGAAGGCGCAACCGTTATTTTCTCCACCCACCGAATGGAATCGGTGGAAGAATTGTGTGATCATATCGCCCTAATTCATGAATCCAAAAAAATATTAGATGGCAAACTAAACGACATCAAACGACATTATAAAACAAATTCTTTTGAAGTAGGGCTGCTGACAGACAACAAACGCGCATTAGAACAAATCATTAAATCGAAATTTAAAGTCACTCCAGCAGATTTTAAATCCCTGCATGATGATTTAAAACTGAATATTTCATTAGGGTCAGAAGGGACCTCCAATGATTTATTGACGTTTTTAACGTCGCAAGCACAAGTGCTCCATTTCAATGAATTAATTCCAAATGCGAGTGATATTTTTATTCAAACCATCCAAAATAACAAGTCATGA
- a CDS encoding ABC transporter permease: MNHLPLIIKREYLTKVRNKSFILMTFLTPLIMIALFLFVGYLSSVNNDTVRTIYVLDETDFLSESFKTNDQTIFNHLSEVDLETAKTLANQEGAYGLLHIPNTPLETVSSAIRFYSEESPSLSFISSLESKIENKLSELKLQNEGVDLALIESSKTNIEINQESFEGVKTSKVGSVMKLIFGGAAGYLLFMFIIIYGNMIMRSVIEEKTSRIIEVIISSVKPIQLMMGKIIGTSLAGITQVTTWIVLGAILLFSASAIFGVDLSQSPQQDMVNETLSNPESTDKIQMIVNEFSALPIGNLIVAFILFFIGGYLLYSSLYAAIGAAVDNETDTQQFMIPVLIPLIIGVYVGVFTVIEDPHGTISTVFSFIPFTSPVVMLMRIPFGVPLWEQIASLLILIMSFVVTVWFAAKIYRIGILMHGKKPTYKELYKWLKY; encoded by the coding sequence ATGAATCACCTTCCACTAATTATCAAACGTGAGTATCTGACTAAAGTGCGCAACAAATCGTTTATACTCATGACATTTTTGACGCCCCTCATTATGATAGCCCTGTTTTTATTTGTAGGCTATTTGTCGAGTGTCAATAACGATACTGTCCGTACCATCTATGTTTTAGACGAAACGGATTTCCTTTCGGAATCCTTCAAAACTAACGATCAAACAATTTTTAACCACCTTTCTGAAGTTGATTTGGAAACTGCCAAAACACTCGCCAATCAAGAAGGCGCTTATGGCTTGCTTCACATTCCTAACACCCCTTTAGAAACGGTGTCGAGCGCCATTCGGTTTTATTCTGAAGAATCGCCTTCCCTTTCATTTATATCTTCTTTGGAATCGAAAATCGAAAACAAATTATCCGAACTAAAATTACAAAATGAAGGAGTTGATTTAGCACTCATTGAATCCTCTAAAACCAATATCGAAATCAATCAAGAAAGCTTTGAAGGCGTAAAAACTTCCAAGGTGGGGAGTGTTATGAAATTGATCTTTGGCGGTGCAGCTGGCTATTTGTTATTTATGTTTATCATTATCTATGGAAACATGATCATGCGCAGTGTGATTGAAGAAAAAACCAGCCGTATTATCGAAGTAATTATTTCCTCAGTAAAACCCATCCAACTGATGATGGGGAAAATTATTGGGACCTCTTTAGCAGGAATTACACAAGTTACCACTTGGATTGTTTTAGGTGCTATTTTACTTTTCTCAGCATCTGCCATTTTTGGAGTTGACTTGTCTCAAAGTCCGCAACAAGACATGGTAAATGAAACGCTTTCAAATCCAGAATCCACCGACAAAATTCAAATGATTGTCAATGAATTTAGCGCCCTTCCAATTGGGAATTTAATAGTGGCGTTTATCTTATTTTTTATAGGAGGATATCTGTTGTACAGTTCGTTATATGCGGCCATTGGTGCTGCGGTGGACAACGAAACGGACACCCAACAATTTATGATTCCCGTATTGATACCCTTGATTATAGGGGTTTATGTGGGAGTGTTTACCGTGATTGAAGATCCGCATGGCACCATTTCAACCGTATTTTCATTTATACCATTTACCTCTCCTGTGGTGATGTTGATGCGGATTCCGTTTGGTGTTCCGTTATGGGAACAAATCGCCTCGCTTTTAATTTTGATAATGAGCTTTGTAGTTACAGTATGGTTCGCCGCAAAAATCTACCGTATTGGAATCTTGATGCATGGCAAAAAGCCAACCTATAAAGAACTTTATAAATGGTTGAAATATTAA